Proteins co-encoded in one Balearica regulorum gibbericeps isolate bBalReg1 chromosome 16, bBalReg1.pri, whole genome shotgun sequence genomic window:
- the ZNFX1 gene encoding NFX1-type zinc finger-containing protein 1 isoform X2, with protein sequence MLPAGDGRSGAAPSAERCPRPGGLRRPAEESPGRAMEGAGQEPRAGERGHADHCDICFTQRGRNRTNNVSGQAQLGESPQARNDTLLPGQRDERCGGGIWRVPQSSKNKPRNQGEQANSGATGHWNEQQNEGRRMRYQGGQGHERARGPWNEQENESRGRRYQGGQGHERARGPWNEQENESRGRRYQGGQAHEGGRLLRNGQENEGRGRRTQPRENPRFYQTPTPGGAQLSKQPQQVKRIGYKFLENLLQKDPSEVVITLASSPSLKELLSQMTMNPSFIQLVCQVLQKACSSRMDRQSVQQLLGVVKESNFLKICLPQYVSDMVTEAVPAVRHQYPVHITNIISILQELISIFPASSVQNISILLTVLSASINALRASGVDITEETEKNLSKVQMLVQHLQEKRREGTLRADNYILRQPQTDDQGESYRTMTVYPTYNEVHHDEKPFLRPNIVSGRYESTSIYLDTHFRLLREDFVRPLREGILQLLESFEDKGLRKKRFDDIRIYFDARIITPVCSPTGIIYKVQFDIKPLRFVRWQNSKRLLYGSLICMSKDHFETCLFATVSNRDNADLACGIVQLCFNAQSQALLAQVQPSDSFLMVETTAYFEAYQHVLEGLQEIQEEDIPFQKYIVECDTQVKKPTYLTMDTVYNFAPLMEDPLSDEETDHDGLKSQSVHVLDPEQWPSMETLRLDESQMQALSLALTKELAIIQGPPGTGKTYVGLKIVQALLTNKHAWQSTVQKPPILVVCYTNHALDQFLEGIYTFQKHGMVRVGGRSNSEVLKQFTLKELRKKYEFRYNLPAHLRRAYMLTAGEMKEAEQELHEGAKHLECTMYGVLHERHLEACIAPQHWDSLMSRLDDEKFYYSASQHSVILEWLGLGVTFFTHNAVENPGGQQEREEEWEGEAEEQLLEIPEEADLIQADRVLEDEEAVKPQKRKEEERRAVHELASMLLAMKLEDQEEGTAQQKAMQWEVTAAQRKKMKQKMKVELRKLSAMTEMEAKAIQDLWQLDLSSRWRLYRLWLQTYQGFIRQRILQHEQQYQAAAERLTELKLQEDLCILKDAQVVGMTTTGAAKYRQILQKLEPRIVIVEEAAEVLEAHTITTLSKACQHLILIGDHQQLRPSANVYDLAKNFNLEVSLFERLVKVNFPFVRLKYQHRMRPEIAQLLIPHIYQDLENHPSVLKYENIKGVTSNLFFVEHDFPEQEIQEGRSHQNTHEAQFVVELCKYFLCQDYLPSQITILTTYTGQLFCLRKLMPAKTFEGVKVHVVDKYQGEENDIILLSLVRSNSEERTGFLQIPNRVCVALSRAKKGLYCIGNMRMLGKVPLWSKIIHTLREKGHIGHSLMLCCQNHPETKTLVSTAADFSKVPEGGCTRPCEFRLSCSHVCTRVCHPYDTEHKDYRCLKPCQKVLCADGHRCARSCYEVCGPCMVIVEKTISKCGHLQMVPCSTPESKFICQEPCQKKLNCGHTCSNFCGQECTKQCPELVTAMLKCGHNQQVKCWMTEETELEKHVECNTKCSAMLECGHVCSGSCHTCYEGRFHEPCSSPCKRFLVCSHKCRQPCTAECPPCQLECQNHCVHSRCKKKCGERCYPCAEPCEWRCQHYQCTNLCSEPCNRPRCDVPCTKLLCCGHPCIGLCGEPCPKKCLVCDREEVTQIFFGFEEDPDARFVQLEDCGHVFESQGLDHYMDEDDDVIKLKVCPICQTPIRKNLRYGTIVKRWLDEIEKVKEKIQGPAQEIESNRKRLQVALVRNAALQRNLPLVFLMLKNKLEASVLSTKNIGLIENQLNFYKRVADLTKSLSKIDANERKGLRTRLDEVQKWLNKPRLAFTGQELSDLQSELQRLTYLLTLLARCRGGSGMFTPALAAEVASVRRILEGTKKFTAEDEAAVKADLERLCAALPASGLGLSEAERVQVVNAIGCPRGHWFKCKNGHIYVIGECGGAMERSKCPECHEVIGGTNHTLDSTNSLAPEMDGATYPAWSETANNLLNFEELHRLL encoded by the exons ATGCTGCCCGCCGGGGATGGCCG GagcggggcagcccccagcGCTGAGCGGTGCCCTCGCCCCGGAGGGCTGCGGCGCCCCGCAGAGGAGTCACCGGGCCGAGCGATGGAGGGGGCCGGGCAGGAGCCCCGAGCCGGAGAGAGAG ggcATGCAGATCATTGCGATATTTGCTTTACACAAAGAGGCAGAAATAGAACAAATAACGTGTCGGGTCAGGCACAGTTAGGGGAAAGTCCCCAAGCCAGAAATGATACTCTTCTACCTGGGCAAAGAGACGAAAGATGTGGTGGCGGGATTTGGAGGGTTCCTCAATCAAGCAAGAATAAACCAAGAAACCAAGGTGAACAGGCCAACAGTGGAGCCACAGGACACTGGAACGAACAGCAGAATGAAGGAAGGAGAATGAGGTATCAAGGTGGACAAGGACATGAGAGGGCCAGAGGACCCTGGAATGAGCAAGAAAatgagagcagaggaaggaggtaTCAAGGTGGACAAGGACATGAGAGGGCCAGAGGACCCTGGAATGAGCAAGAAAatgagagcagaggaaggaggtaTCAAGGTGGACAAGCCCATGAAGGAGGTAGATTGCTAAGGAATGGGCAGGAAAATGAAGGTAGGGGAAGGAGGACGCAACCTCGGGAGAATCCTCGTTTCTATCAGACCCCTACCCCAGGTGGTGCCCAGCTCAGCAAGCAGCCTCAGCAAGTCAAAAGGATTGGCTATAAATTCCTTGAAAATCTCCTCCAGAAAGACCCTTCAGAAGTTGTCATCACACTTGCTTCTAGTCCGAGTTTGAAGGAACTTCTTTCCCAAATGACTATGAACCCCAGTTTCATTCAGCTTGTTTGTCAGGTGCTTCAAAAAGCATGCAGTTCCCGAATGGATAGGCAGAGTGTCCAGCAGCTTCTGGGAGTGGTGAAGGAGTCCAACTTTCTCAAGATCTGTCTGCCACAGTACGTGTCTGACATGGTAACAGAAGCAGTCCCCGCTGTACGTCATCAGTACCCTGTGCATATTACCAACATAATTTCAATTCTTCAGGAGCTGATCAGTAttttccctgccagctctgtgcagaACATCTCCATTCTCTTGACAGTCTTGTCAGCATCCATAAATGCCCTGAGAGCTTCTGGTGTGGacatcacagaagaaacagagaagaatcTAAGTAAAGTCCAGATGCTCGTGCAGCATCTGCAGGAGAAGAGACGTGAGGGCACACTGAGGGCTGATAACTATATTCTTAGGCAGCCTCAGACTGATGATCAAGGAGAAAGCTATCGTACAATGACTGTTTATCCTACATACAATGAGGTACACCATGATGAGAAACCCTTTCTACGTCCCAATATTGTTTCTGGAAGATACGAGAGCACCAGCATTTATCTTGACACCCATTTCCGTCTTTTGAGAGAAGACTTTGTAAGGCCTTTGAGGGAAGGTATCTTGCAGCTTTTGGAGAGCTTTGAGGACAAAggtttgagaaagaaaagatttgatGATATCAGGATTTACTTTGATGCACGGATTATTACCCCAGTCTGTTCCCCAACTGGTATCATTTACAAGGTCCAATTTGACATAAAACCATTGAGGTTTGTACGATGGCAGAATTCCAAACGGTTGCTATATGGATCCCTGATCTGCATGTCCAAAGACCACTTTGAAACATGCCTTTTTGCCACTGTTTCTAATCGTGATAACGCAGATCTTGCCTGTGGGATTGTGCAGCTCTGTTTTAATGCACAGAGCCAGGCACTGCTGGCACAGGTTCAGCCCTCAGACTCCTTCCTCATGGTAGAGACAACTGCCTACTTTGAGGCCTATCAACATGTGCTAGAAGGGTTACAGGAAATCCAGGAAGAAGATATCCCATTCCAGAAGTACATCGTGGAATGTGACACACAGGTGAAGAAGCCAACATACCTGACAATGGATACTGTCTACAACTTTGCACCCTTGATGGAAGATCCCCTTTCAGATGAAGAGACGGACCATGATGGTTTGAAAAGCCAAAGCGTCCATGTTCTAGATCCCGAGCAGTGGCCCTCAATGGAAACCTTGAGATTAGATGAGTCTCAGATGCAGGCATTGAGTCTTGCACTCACCAAGGAGCTGGCTATTATCCAAGGACCTCCTGGGACAG GGAAGACTTATGTGGGTTTGAAGATTGTTCAGGCTCTCTTGACTAATAAGCACGCATGGCAAAGCACTGTCCAGAAGCCTCCCATCCTCGTAGTCTGCTACACTAACCATGCACTGGATCAGTTCTTAGAAG GAATATACACATTCCAAAAACATGGGATGGTGCGTGTTGGGGGCAGAAGTAACAGTGAAGTCCTGAAGCAATTCACCTTGAAGGAGCTGAGGAAGAAGTATGAATTCCGATACAACTTGCCAGCACATCTCCGCAGAGCCTATATGCTT ACAGCAGGTGAGATGAAAGAGGCTGAGCAGGAGCTCCATGAAGGAGCGAAGCACTTGGAGTGCACAATGTACGGAGTTCTGCACGAGCGTCACTTGGAAGCATGCATTGCACCCCAGCACTGGGACAGCCTGATGAGTCGTCTG GATGATGAGAAGTTTTACTACAGTGCTTCACAACACTCAGTGATTCTGGAGTGGCTGGGCCTTGGTGTAACTTTCTTCACCCACAATGCTGTTGAGAatccag GTggtcagcaggagagagaggaggagtgggaaggtgaagcagaagagcagctttTGGAGATCCCAGAGGAGGCTGACCTGATTCAAGCTGACAGAGTGCTTGAGGACGAAGAGGCAGTAAAGcctcagaaaaggaaggaggaagagcgCAGGGCTGTTCATGAACTAGCCAGTATGCTGTTGGCTATGAAGCTGGAGGACCAGGAAGAAGGAACAGCCCAACAGAAGGCTATGCAGTGGGAG gtaACTGCTgcccagaggaagaaaatgaaacagaagatgaaGGTTGAGCTTCGTAAACTGAGTGCAATGACAGAAATGGAGGCCAAGGCTATCCAGGATCTGTGGCAACTTGACCTGAGCTCCCGCTGGAGGCTTTACAG GCTTTGGCTGCAGACCTATCAGGGATTTATTCGACAGAGGATTCTGCAGCATGAACAGCAGtaccaggcagcagcagaaaggctgACAGAACTGAAGCTGCAGGAAGATCTCTGCATTCTCAAGGATGCCCAAGTTGTGGGGATGACAACTACAG GTGCTGCCAAATACCGTCAGATCTTGCAAAAATTAGAGCCACGAATTGTCATTGTagaagaggcagcagaggtGCTTGAGGCTCACACCATTACTACTCTGAGTAAAGCCTGTCAGCATCTCATCCTCATTGGAGATCACCAGCAG cTGCGGCCTAGTGCAAATGTGTATGACCTGGCCAAGAACTTCAATCTGGAAGTCTCTCTCTTTGAACGGCTGGTGAAAGTCAATTTCCCCTTTGTCCGTCTGAAATACCAA CACCGCATGCGTCCTGAAATTGCCCAGCTTCTCATTCCCCATATATACCAGGACCTGGAGAACCATCCCTCTGTCCTGAAGTATGAGAACATAAAA GGGGTCACATCTAATCTCTTCTTTGTAGAACACGACTTTCCTGAGCAAGAGATCCAGGAAGGGAGAAGCCACCAGAACACACATGAGGCTCAGTTTGTAGTGGAACTGTGCAAGTACTTCTTGTGTCAGGATTATCTACCTTCTCAGATCACCATTCTCACTACTTACACTGGACAGCTTTTCTGTCTGCGTAAGCTCATGCCAGCCAAGACCTTTGAAGGTGTGAAGGTTCATGTAGTAGATAAGTACCAGGGGGAGGAGAATGATATTATTCTGCTGTCACTCGTGCGGAGCAACAGTGAGGAGAGAACTGGGTTCTTACAGATCCCTAATCGTGTATGTGTAGCACTATCCAGAGCTAAGAAAGGGCTGTATTGTATTGGAAATATGAGAATGCTTGGCAAAGTTCCTCTCTGGAGCAAGATCATTCACACCCTTCGGGAAAAGGGTCACATTGGCCACTCATTGATGCTTTGCTGTCAAAACCACCCCGAAACCAAGACACTGGTATCTACAGCAGCAGACTTCAGCAAAGTCCCAGAAGGAGGCTGTACTCGTCCCTGTGAATTTAGGTTGAGTTGCAGCCATGTTTGCACGAGGGTATGCCACCCATATGACACAGAGCACAAAGACTATCGGTGCCTGAAGCCTTGTCAAAAGGTGCTTTGTGCAGATGGGCACCGCTGTGCACGGTCCTGTTATGAGGTCTGTGGACCATGCATGGTGATAGTAGAGAAAACGATTTCTAAGTGTGGCCACCTGCAGATGGTGCCATGCTCTACTCCAGAGAGCAAGTTTATCTGCCAAGAACCTTGCCAGAAAAAGTTGAACTGTGGGCACACATGCAGCAACTTCTGTGGGCAGGAATGCACTAAGCAGTGTCCCGAACTGGTTACAGCCATGCTGAAATGTGGCCACAACCAGCAAGTTAAATGCTGGATGACTGAGGAGACAGAGCTTGAGAAGCATGTGGAATGTAATACGAAGTGTTCTGCCATGCTGGAGTGTGGTCATGTATGCTCAGGATCCTGTCATACCTGCTATGAAGGAAGATTTCATGAGCCGTGTAGCAGCCCGTGCAAGCGCTTCTTGGTCTGCTCCCACAAGTGTCGGCAGCCTTGTACTGCAGAATGCCCTCCCTGTCAGCTGGAGTGTCAGAACCACTGTGTCCACAGCAGgtgtaaaaagaaatgtggaGAGCGCTGTTATCCCTGTGCCGAGCCATGTGAGTGGCGGTGCCAGCACTACCAGTGTACCAATCTTTGCTCGGAACCATGCAATAGGCCGCGCTGCGATGTACCATGCACTAAGTTGCTCTGCTGTGGTCATCCTTGTATTGGATTGTGTGGAGAGCCCTGCCCAAAGAAGTGCCTCGTTTGTGACCGTGAGGAAGTCACCCAGATCTTTTTTGGCTTTGAGGAAGACCCAGATGCTCGATTTGTACAGCTTGAGGACTGTGGCCATGTCTTTGAGTCCCAAGGCCTTGACCATTATAtggatgaagatgatgatgtcaTCAAGCTGAAGGTATGCCCTATCTGTCAGACACCAATCAGAAAGAATTTGAGATATGGCACCATTGTGAAAAGGTGGCTGGATGAGATAGAAaaggtgaaagagaaaattcaagGCCCAGCACAGGAAATTGAGTCTAACAGAAAAAGACTGCAGGTTGCACTGGTAAGgaatgctgctctgcagaggaatCTACCCCTGGTGTTCCTTAtgctaaaaaataaactagaagCTTCTGTTCTTTCCACGAAGAATATTGGACTAATTGAGAACCAGCTTAACTTCTACAAACGTGTGGCAGACCTAACCAAGTCTCTGAGCAAAATTGATGCGAACGAGAGGAAAGGGCTGAGAACGCGGCTGGATGAAGTCCAGAAGTGGCTGAATAAGCCGCGCCTCGCTTTTACGGGCCAGGAGCTGTCTGACCTGCAGTCTGAGCTCCAGAGGCTGACGTATTTGCTGACCCTCTTGGCAAGGTGCAGAGGCGGGAGCGGGATGTTCACTCCAGCGCTCGCAGCAGAGGTTGCCAGCGTACGTCGGATCCTGGAAGGGACGAAGAAATTCACGGCGGAGGATGAGGCGGCGGTGAAGGCTGACCTGGAGAGGCTCTGCGCTGCCTTGCCTGCGTCGGGGCTGGGGCTCTCTGAGGCCGAGCGGGTGCAGGTGGTCAACGCCATTGGCTGTCCCCGTGGCCACTGGTTCAAGTGCAAAAACGGGCACATCTACGTGATCGGGGAGTGCGGGGGGGCGATGGAGAGGAGCAAGTGCCCCGAGTGCCATGAGGTCATTGGGGGCACCAACCACACTCTGGACAGCACCAACAGCCTCGCCCCCGAGATGGACGGGGCGACCTACCCAGCCTGGTCTGAGACGGCCAACAACCTGCTCAACTTCGAGGAGCTCCACCGGCTGCTGTAG